The Bifidobacterium eulemuris genome includes a window with the following:
- a CDS encoding DUF5131 family protein, with protein MATHDIWNPWHGCHKVSAGCRNCYMFQLDAQRGVTTPPTVVHRTQEFDKPLRKDRHGDFKIKAGERIRVNMTSDTFVEEADEWRDEMWDIIRRRCDVVFYILTKRPERIAGHLPADWGEGYENVILHVTTENQNMFSRRWPVFEAIPAKHKGLTLAPLLGPIDLGPALESGQIEQIECGGENYANPRPCDVAWVYDIAAQCLKHTTNFCWYESGTDLRWHGRPLRNLPWKTEQSRFAFLAGTNRRHLDVRFRLFDPVYHRELDDDELYHPQYNDSRCLFCASRMICNGCNSSDHCPKDLRFVPVEELERIEAGKHDEMMRWFHSGEHWIRTKA; from the coding sequence ATGGCCACACATGACATCTGGAACCCTTGGCATGGGTGCCATAAGGTGTCGGCCGGATGCCGCAACTGCTATATGTTCCAGCTCGATGCGCAGCGCGGCGTCACCACTCCGCCCACGGTGGTGCATCGCACGCAGGAGTTCGACAAGCCGCTGAGAAAGGACCGGCACGGCGATTTCAAAATCAAGGCGGGCGAGCGGATCCGCGTGAACATGACCTCGGACACCTTCGTCGAGGAGGCCGACGAGTGGCGCGACGAGATGTGGGATATCATCAGGCGACGCTGCGACGTGGTGTTCTATATCCTGACCAAACGCCCAGAACGCATCGCCGGGCATCTGCCGGCGGATTGGGGCGAGGGGTACGAGAATGTGATCCTGCACGTCACCACGGAGAACCAGAACATGTTCAGCCGTCGCTGGCCGGTGTTCGAGGCGATTCCCGCAAAGCACAAAGGACTGACGTTGGCGCCGCTGCTGGGACCGATCGACTTGGGGCCGGCGTTGGAGTCGGGCCAGATCGAGCAGATCGAATGCGGCGGCGAGAACTACGCGAACCCGCGCCCCTGCGATGTGGCGTGGGTGTACGACATCGCCGCGCAGTGCCTCAAGCATACGACCAACTTCTGCTGGTACGAGTCCGGCACCGACCTGCGCTGGCACGGGCGGCCGCTACGGAACCTGCCGTGGAAAACCGAACAGTCGCGCTTCGCGTTCCTCGCCGGCACCAACCGCAGGCATCTCGACGTCCGCTTCCGCCTGTTCGATCCGGTCTACCACCGGGAGCTGGACGATGACGAGCTGTACCATCCGCAGTACAACGATTCGCGCTGTCTGTTCTGCGCGAGCCGCATGATCTGCAACGGGTGCAACAGCAGCGACCACTGCCCGAAGGATCTGCGCTTCGTCCCCGTCGAGGAGTTGGAGCGAATCGAGGCGGGCAAGCATGACGAGATGATGCGCTGGTTCCATTCCGGCGAGCATTGGATTCGCACCAAAGCCTAA